AGCAATCAGCATTGCTTTCGTAATTGTTTTAATGTTTATTTTCCCTAAAAAAAATTGGGTTATTAGAAAAACTTGGGCAAAATTTATCCGTAAATTATGCTGTTATAAAATAGAAATAAAAGGCGATTTTAATCCTAATGCAAGAATGATTATCCTAAATCATCGCTCAATGCTAGATATTATCGCACTTGAAGATGTATATCCATACGATTTAGCTTGGATTGCAAAAAAACAGATTGAAGAATTATTTTTCTTTGGAAATATCATAAAACTACCTAAAATGATTTCAATAGATAGAGAAAACGCAAGAGATTTCGTAAGAGTTATAAATGAAGCAAACGATAGATTAAATAATAATAGAAACATATCTATGTTTCCTGAAGGAACTAGAAGTGATGGCTATGAATTATTAAGATTTAAAAAAGGCGCTTCAATGCTAGCTACTAAGTTAGATGTTTTAGTTCAACCTGTTGTAATTATTGGTTCAAAAGAGATTTTAGATAGTAAAAGAATAACAATTCACTTAGGTAAAAAACTTACAATAATACCTTTACAACCACTAAAAGCTAATGAATTAGACAATGCAAAAGACTTAATGCAAGAAGCAATTAATGAATATTTCAAGGCTAATGAGTGAATATTTTTATGGTTGCTTTAGGTGGAGCCATTGGTGCTGTTTTAAGATATATTTTAAGCACTTTTATAAATCGTAATTTTGATTTTAAATTCTTTATAGCTGGGACATTAATCGTTAATTTAATAGGCTGTTTTTTGATAGGATTATTTTATGCACTAGCTAAAAATTACGAGAGTTTAAACGAGATAAGATTATTAATAGTAGTAGGATTTTTAGGTGCTTTTACTACTTTTTCATCAATTACTTATGAGAGCATAACATTATTAAAATCATTAGGCTTCGTTGCCTTTAGTGCAAATATTATTTTAAATGTAGTATTTGGACTAATAGCAACTTATATTGCTTTAAATTTTTTTAAATAGGAGAAAATATGGAATTTAAAACCGAAGTAAATCAATTACTTAATTTAATGATTCATTCACTTTACTCAAATAAAGAAATATTTTTAAGAGAGCTTATATCAAACTCAAGCGACGCTATAGATAAGCTAAATTTCTTAAACCTTAGCGATGAAGCTTATAAAGGAATTAGCTTTAATCCTAGTATTAAAATTAGTATTAATAAAGACGCTAAATTATTAATCATAGAAGATAACGGCATAGGTATGGACGAAGCTGATTTAAATAATAATTTAGGCACAATTGCTTCAAGTGGAACTAAGAAATTCTTAGAAAATTTAAGCGAAGATGCTAAGAAAAATAGCGATTTGATAGGTCAATTTGGTGTTGGATTTTATTCAGCATTTATGGTTGCAAATAAAATTGAAGTTTATACTAAAAAAGCCTTAAGCAATGATTCGTTTTTATGGAGTTCTGATACAAATGGTTATGAAATCACTAAAACAAATAAAGATAGTTTTGGCACAAAAATAGTTCTACATTTAAAAGATGATGAGTTTTTAAACACTCACACTATTGAAAACCTAGTTAGCAAGTATTCAAATCATATTTCTTATCCGATTTTCTTAGAAAAAGAGATAAGTGTTGGCGAAGGAGAAAACGCTAAAACTGAATTAAAATTCGAGCAAATCAATAAAGCAAAAGCTTTATGGAGAGAAAACAAAGCAAGCCTTAAAAAAGAAGATTATTTAAAATTCTATGAAGGCATAAGTTATGATAGTAAAGAGCCGATTTTATATGTTCATACTAAAAGCGAGGGCGGTTCTTTAGAATATTCAAGCTTATTTTTTATCCCTGCAAATGCTCCACACGATTTATATAGAGTAGATTATGAAAAAGGTATAAAACTTTATGTAAAAAGAGTATTAATTAGCGAAAAAGAAGAGATTTTACCAAGTTACTTAAGATTTATTAAAGGTGTGCTTGATGTTGAGGATTTACCTTTAAATGTAAGTCGTGAGATACTACAAGAAAATGTAATTTTAAGAAAAATCAAAGAAATCAGCACTAAAAAGATTTTAGGCGAATTAGAAAAATTACAAAAAAATGACGCTAATAAATATGATGAGT
This is a stretch of genomic DNA from Campylobacter sp. RM12651. It encodes these proteins:
- the htpG gene encoding molecular chaperone HtpG, whose translation is MEFKTEVNQLLNLMIHSLYSNKEIFLRELISNSSDAIDKLNFLNLSDEAYKGISFNPSIKISINKDAKLLIIEDNGIGMDEADLNNNLGTIASSGTKKFLENLSEDAKKNSDLIGQFGVGFYSAFMVANKIEVYTKKALSNDSFLWSSDTNGYEITKTNKDSFGTKIVLHLKDDEFLNTHTIENLVSKYSNHISYPIFLEKEISVGEGENAKTELKFEQINKAKALWRENKASLKKEDYLKFYEGISYDSKEPILYVHTKSEGGSLEYSSLFFIPANAPHDLYRVDYEKGIKLYVKRVLISEKEEILPSYLRFIKGVLDVEDLPLNVSREILQENVILRKIKEISTKKILGELEKLQKNDANKYDEFYKLFGAVLKEALFDPSANKDEILALCKFDNSQNDTQITLDEYCANLGENKTIYYLIGENKELLKHSPLLESYKKNGINVLLLSDKIDPIVIPMVHKYKDFDLKAINEVDEIKKDELNEEQKGFCEKLSKILENDVKEVVLSNSLESSLSSLVYDTKDQEYMMAKMMAQFSGEKMNAKGVLQLNAKHELVAKLINENNEDSLKNLAFIAYGTAALAQGLEFAKVSEFNEAVINLAKKAF
- a CDS encoding lysophospholipid acyltransferase family protein, translating into MKILNKILSIFLAIIIAISIAFVIVLMFIFPKKNWVIRKTWAKFIRKLCCYKIEIKGDFNPNARMIILNHRSMLDIIALEDVYPYDLAWIAKKQIEELFFFGNIIKLPKMISIDRENARDFVRVINEANDRLNNNRNISMFPEGTRSDGYELLRFKKGASMLATKLDVLVQPVVIIGSKEILDSKRITIHLGKKLTIIPLQPLKANELDNAKDLMQEAINEYFKANE
- the crcB gene encoding fluoride efflux transporter CrcB — translated: MNIFMVALGGAIGAVLRYILSTFINRNFDFKFFIAGTLIVNLIGCFLIGLFYALAKNYESLNEIRLLIVVGFLGAFTTFSSITYESITLLKSLGFVAFSANIILNVVFGLIATYIALNFFK